TAGTATTAATTTCTTTAAGGGTACCATGtcgttttgataaaaataacagttttactGTACTTTCTGTACCCATAATTTACACTGCAAATACTGGCCGGCTACTGTCAATTGAGACTGTTTATCCAGCTGATGTTTCAATGTCGGTCGGTGTTAAGGCCAAAAAACACGTGAACAGGTATTACATATTATGAGAAAAGAAACCCTATCTGGGCCTTTGTAATGGATATTTACTGATAAccttaaagaaaaaacaattctagACTAGacagaaatatacaaaaatatgtcTGGTTTGTACATAAATTATCATAATTTCCACCATAAAACTGTGCCGGTGAGAATTATTTGCAATATCTGATCTAGATATGAGACAGTTGCAAATTTTGTTAGCTATATAAATTGTtaatcagattttattttactaaatttatGTAAGTTTCCTGGTCAGTTAGCTTACACAGAAGAACTCACTTGTTCCTCGTCGAGTGAAAAAAGGCCAACCTCAGGCTACGAGTTTCTCTCTCAAATTTCTGAACATACTTAATATAACAGCTGATTTTCTCCTTTGGTTAAAAGATACAaacttttcatgcttatattcgcatgttttcgaattTTTTACTCGAAAAAAAAAGTatggtgtttattctgcggaccgctttctgaaatgcgggaatatgagggtacctgacttcagctgacttACATTCCACTGCATACcgttcaacacccctttttcttttgaaaaataggtatacgacggagtgaaaattgaaactgtatcaaaattgatctgaattagGTGATTTTTGTATGAAATCAAGAGCAATTTTTTTATTGGTACATAACCACTACAAAAGTAAATAATCGGTAATCTCCCTTGTATtctttatcataattatgataaaaagttcCACTTAAAGCAATAATAAATTTTTAGTCGTTCATTTGATACCCTTGCAAACAATGATGCATAAAAATTGTTGTAGTGCAAATTGTTGAGCTTGACGCACGATGAAAAATTCTTAGCGATGTTCtataaattacataaattatagtGCAATGACCATTTTGACACCGGTCAGGcaaatgtgtgtgtttttttatcaCTTTTGTTTTGAATCTTATAATCATAACTTTATACACTTACCTTTTCTCGGGAGAATCAATTTACAAAGAGTTGTCTAagatttgtttgtatgtaaacttatACGTTCTTCTTAAAAAAGTTTCATGACTTACGAAACAGATTTTTGTAATAAAGAAGTGTCAAACTAAACAACatttgaaccgcaccatgagaaaaccaacatagtgcgtttgcgaccagcatccgcgcagtctggtcaggatccatgcagttcgctaacggtttctctgattgcaagaggctttgaaagcgaacagcatggatcttgaccagactgcgcggatgcgcaggctggtctggatccatgttgaacgcaaacgcactatgttggttttctcatggtgcggcacaTTTGTAAGATGATagtgttttacatataaaaagttgaaagatttctcttctgttaagctactcgcccacagtttgagTGACAATTTTCCACATCTTCAAGTTTGGCatataattaatgtatatatgacactgaaaattgataaagtgggttaaaataaaagttagatattggtaaaaatgtaaGAAGAATGTAAATGTTCTGCATGATTTCGAAagtgttgcaacggtttactaccttctgcacgaAATTTTTAGCTATTCATAAGAATATCTTgaaaaaatcttatgtcaataagtttgtactactttcagagtactcactttttatggatttttgagagaaattttTTTTCGCCTTAAATGTGGGGGTAAGTCCCTTGAAATTTACATGTGCAACTTAATGGCTGATTACCCTCATAATAAGTCTATAACCTTGTACATTATGTATATAGGATATAAGATTTATaccacatttttatatttagatcaTACTGTGAAACTGTCTGAACCCTGCTGTTACATGAGGTCAGAATTTCCTTAgccactgccaagatctaggccttatATTGCTGATTAAATTTACAGTTAGCTTGTAGAGGTCAATAttaactatttgtatttgtattatacATTGCAATAgaattagcaaacaattaaattaattaatatatacataCTAGACTTTATTTCCTACAAAGCCAGTGAAAGACTCTTATAGGGCAAACTAAAGCATCCGTATGCAGAGTTATGtcatttcacaaagaaaatagtaACTGTCTTAGCACGATCTTCCACGTCAAACCCGATTAAGTTTTACCGGTATAGATATATGGATTGCAGTCATCGGTTGCTTCTGGTTCTCCAGAATCCCAGGTGGAAAAAAGTGATGTTTTCTTAACTATGTTTATACTGATACTTCCAGTTGGCAACAACCTCGTTCCGTCAATCCATATGTCATTACTAAAGGACATTTTCTGCAATGTTTCATTTACATCTGCTGCTTTTAGTTTGCTGGCAATATTGACCAGGTGTCCACCATCTTGACGGCATTCTTCTATCGCATCTTTCCATGACTTCTTTATGGTGTTACTCAGTCAAATACTGAatctgttctttgtttttatgtACTTAGTTACTTTACACCTTGGCAAATTTTACTATCCGTCTCTATCGTTTCTACAATTGAATGCATTTTATCTGATTACCTTTTCAATTCCTCCTTATACATAACCTCATTTTCCTGAATGAATTTAGAATATTccttcaggttttttttttatgaatgaacGCACTAACTACGATAACatgattttataataataataataataattataataataatatcattattattattattattatacccgattacgttcaaaggcgctttacatatagcaaatgaAGCCACACAGgccgcgaaattcatcctctactggtacagacacagagcgatctgaccagagggacagagtgagataaagcccacaACACAGATACAGAGAGATCCCTTTTAGATACAAGTATAACCGGCTAACTTGGCCTACTTTGCGAAAAGACGTGCTGGGTGTATACACGCGAAGCCGATTTTCCTGGGAAGAGCCAGTGCAGGggaagacactcaagagcatctacgaaatttccagtgtctggaccgaGATAATATGTAAGATGTTATTGTCTGATTGATATGTTTCATAACAGATAATATTTTCATGATGTTGTggaatttttattataattagtgtgtgcgcgcgtgcgtgtatgtgtgtgtgttggcaAAAATGTGATTGTTGCACAGAAGTAATAgcaaataaaggcaaaaaaaaaccTATTTGAGAGGGCATTTCGACGTATTGATAGCGATTTTGTACGATATTGTCAAGAATGTTTATTTGGTTGTCCAAACTTATGTCACAGAATATGGGCAGGTTTTGCTGGTCCATCCCTATCCCCAAACCCTTTTTCCTCCCCAAAGTCCACATCTGATCCTAGCTCTGACTCGTGCCACATAGAAAAGTGGCTTCCTTGGATCCATAGAtccttttagattttatttactatcacaagAGCAATCAAAAGCCAAATAGACGTCGTAAAAATTATCCCAGTACTGGGACTTTTGACTTTCGGAGATCCTGTCGATGCTATATGGGTGTAAAGGGTGTCGCATATTCCATTACAACTCCTGAACGGAATCAGTCAAATCTAGTCTGCTGATATTTGGTTACGGTTTATGCTTTCAGGGATCTTCATATTGTAAACACATATTCACCAAATTCTTTTGTGAATCACATAACATAATTCAttctaattttattattatatatatatttgttttattctttctagaaaaaaatatcaatttgacAACAGCctttgctttttctttatttataaaatcCTTAGACTTAAATTCTAGAACGTTTGGTAGATAAGTTTGATTGTATATGTTTGATCTATTATAACTCTTGCATTCTAGATATGCATTCTAGAtgtttgataggaatatataaatattttgaatggtaacggtgttataaaaatataatataataatataaaaatataaaaaataaaatatgtaaaatatttatatcttaaattttgtctAAGTTTTGTTTTTCGATTTCCTTGGGAGGGGTTGTATCTGTCACTATTTGTTACAATATTGTTAACAATCATATCGTAAATATTcctatattttcaatttttgatacaaaaaggCTGCCATCAAAACTGGACTAACCCAAAAGCCAAGCACTTTTTCTTTGGCTATATTGCCTTTGAACTGAAAAAGAAACACTTAACAGGTTAGTAGAGCGAAATAATTTTCGAAAATAATTTTTGAATCATTTAGGTTTAATGCAACTAAGATTAATTTTAACGCATTcttttggtaaaataattacGCCAATTATAATACGTTTGTTTTGAGATAGTATTTCTTAAGGAGAACATGGGATCTATATTTAGCAAAGTTAACATACGATATGTACACAGAAACATtgcatgcaaatattttacagaatccctgcaaaatatcaaaatgaaatgaaaaggttACCGAAAATGGAAATTTGTACTTAAACTTGTTAAATAAGAAATAGATCTAAcagcaaaaagaaagaaaaggattaaacaatatttattcatttgagagagaaagagaaaaaaGAGAGACAAAATAGCCTTGTATTGCTATTTACTTGCCCAATAACCCCATCACAAAAGCGAGCATTGTATGTAAACAACAATTTCCTATTTATGTCTTCTGATTTTACAACTTCAGTTTAATCAATTCAAAACGTTTTGATAgagcaatatacatgtacttttaaaccTACATGTACAGTAGCATCCCCACACTTCAGTTATGATATCACAAGCTTTTCGATTGTATACTTATGTGTTAATTCTACAGATAATTACAACACGGCACTACATCCACAATGCCCACTATAATACCTTTCTTTCTGTCCGTACAATTGTAAAGCTAATTGCTTGATTCGTATTATTCTCAtatttacaatgtaaataaatttcaaccacaaaacaaaattcataacatttcaCAAAGGAAATAGTAGTTATCAGTACAAGGTCGTCCCCACCACCACCTTTTCCCATGATGTAATACATACGCTCTGCAGTCATCAGATGATCCTGGTTCACTACTATACCACTTGGAAAACGTGGTATCTTCTGAATTATACTCATACTTCCATTCACCATTCGGTATCGTTCTTGTTCCGTCAATCCAAATTTTTTCCGTGACTGACATTTTCTGCAACGTGTCATTTACATCTTCTACTTTCAACGCGCTGTCAATATTGATCAAGTGACCTCCATCTTGGTGACATTCTTCTTGTGCATCTTTCCATGATTTCTTTACCATTTTACTCAGTCTAATGCAGAATTTGTTCTTCGTTTTTGTATATTCATTTGACTTGCACTCTGTCCCTTGACAAATTCTGCTTTCCGTTTCTTCTTTTTTCGCAACCTTTAAAGGACAGATGCTCGAACTAACTCCGCATGTTCTCGTGCGTGTACTAGCACCAAATGTCCTTTTTACATTAGCTGAACACGCTGACCATTCCGTCCATTCTGTACAGCTTTTTAGTTTGCAAAATTCCTGTTTTAATTCTTGCCGTTTGTTTGATGTGTCCTTTGTTAATGCTACGATGTTATCCTGTACATTCTTCTCCACGTCATCTATTTTGTCTGAAAGTTTTTTGCCAATATTACTCTGCACGTTCTTCACGTCATCTATCTTTTCTGAAAGTTGTTTGCCAATATTGTGTtccattttaacaaatgtttcaCCAAGGAGAGTCAGCAATGGTTTATTCAGCACAGTTCCCATTTTAATCAGTTCCTTTCCATTTAATTCTGCGTTTACGATGCTATCACCTACAGTCATTGGTAAAGCAAGTAGTTCCTTACATATAGTAATATGAATTaatatcatgatatgaacaattgAATGCATATTTTCTGATTGCCTTTTAAATTCTTCCTTGTATATTTCCTTAATTTCCTGAATGAATTTAGAATAAACCTACAAGTTTTTCTAATGAATGAACGCACTATATACGATAAATTAGATTTTATAATATGTAAGATGTTACTGTCTGactgatatattttataacaGGTAATATTTTCATGATGCTAGGACATTTTcatcagtgcgtgcgtgcgttatTAATGACCACTTTAATTTTTATGATGTGTAAGATGTTACTGTCTGACTGATCTGACTGATATATTTTGTACCCGGTAACTTTTTTTTTCGATGCTGTGGGAATTGCATTAAAACCTTCGagtgcgcgcgtgcgtgtgtgtgtatgtatgcgTGCGTGCGAACGTGCGTGTGTCTTTTTGGGCAGTATATTGGCAAAAAAGTGATTGCTGCACAGAAGTAATAGCAAATAAAGAGAAAAACCTATCTGAGAAGGTTTTTCGACGAACTGGTATGATATTGTCAAGAATGTTTCTTTGGTTGTCAAAACTTTTGTGGTAGAATATGGGTAAGTTTGGCGGTTGATCCCAAGTCCTCATTTGATTCTGGCTGTGGCTCATGTCAAAAGAAAAAGTGTAGTTAGGTTCTATTTACTATCACAAAAGCAATCAACCGCAAAAAGTCTGCCCGTACTTGGACCTAGTGTGGTTATTTTCTGTGGAATCCTGGAGTTAATTTGATTTTTCTGtgaaatagaattccgcttaaaccgaTGCTAGGGGATGTGAATGTTGTCGCATATTTCATTATACCTCATGAATGGACTCATATCTAGTCTGATATTACTTTATCTAGTTACGGTTTATGCTTTCTGAAATCTCCATATTGTAAACACATATTCACCTAATGTTTTTGTCAATCACATAgcataattcatttttattttattcatatatatataattatagtctttctagaaaaatatcaatttgacAATAGCCTTTCTGTTTCTATATTTATAATTTCCTAGCAAATCCTAGAACGCTATGCGTCTGGTAGATAAGCTTGACTGTTTATGTTTAATCTGTAGATAAGTCGTGCATTCTAAAtgtttgataggaatatataaatattttgaatggtAACGgtgataaatatgtaaaaatatttatattttaattttttttctaagttttgttTATGATTTCCTTGGGAGGGGCTGTATCTGTCACTAT
The sequence above is a segment of the Mercenaria mercenaria strain notata chromosome 3, MADL_Memer_1, whole genome shotgun sequence genome. Coding sequences within it:
- the LOC128556070 gene encoding uncharacterized protein LOC128556070, with translation MHSIVHIMILIHITICKELLALPMTVGDSIVNAELNGKELIKMGTVLNKPLLTLLGETFVKMEHNIGKQLSEKIDDVKNVQSNIGKKLSDKIDDVEKNVQDNIVALTKDTSNKRQELKQEFCKLKSCTEWTEWSACSANVKRTFGASTRTRTCGVSSSICPLKVAKKEETESRICQGTECKSNEYTKTKNKFCIRLSKMVKKSWKDAQEECHQDGGHLINIDSALKVEDVNDTLQKMSVTEKIWIDGTRTIPNGEWKYEYNSEDTTFSKWYSSEPGSSDDCRAYVLHHGKRWWWGRPCTDNYYFLCEML